The Gossypium arboreum isolate Shixiya-1 chromosome 4, ASM2569848v2, whole genome shotgun sequence DNA segment AAAATGTTATAACATGATCGCTTAAAtgattaaaacgtaacatttcaaacataaatgattaaatgtaacttgaaacaaataaaatgactattttaataattttctctttgttttattaatGTGAATTAAGAcagaaatttaattaatttaagagAGAGCAAAAAAAAggaaatttatcaatttttaggCTTGATAAAACTTCTAAATTATAACGCTTTTTaagataaatatttaaattatttttaatcgaatcaatacttaaaatataattttaaaattttaagaaaaatcccgtgacattttaataataataataataataataataataataataataataaaattttaaattgaatattaaataaaaataaattattatttaatcctACTCTCTTTCACTCTTCCCGCTTCCCcatcttcatcttcttcctttcaTCTTCACcctccccctcccttctctctcttTAACCGTTCAACTCTTTACTGGAACCCGAAAGGTTTCACCCTCGACAATCTCGAACACTGCCGAAAACATGACAAACCATTCGTCTGCTCCAACAGTACCGTCCAGAAAAGCAACCAACACAAGGCGGTGTTTTACGACCACAACTGGTGGTAGAGACAAAAACGTGGTTTCCATGGCCACCACCTCATTAGCTCCGATTCAAATAATATTTTTCTTGCACAGGTTCCTTAGACTTGTTGTCTTTAACCAGATGACCGCTTTTACTTGGAACTTTTTTGCAGTGAGGTATGATGAAACTCAAGCTTTAAACATGccttttatgtttaatggtaaaAGATGTAGAAATTTCTTCCATGAATCATATTGGTAAgggacttttttttttcttcaaataaaTATGGAGACTTGAAGCTCCAGTCGTGTAAATAGGTCAGTTTGCAGGAGAGTTTGTGTACAACACTAAATTAATTGAGATAAAAGGAAGAAGTTGCAGGAGCGAGAGAGACAAAGGAAGAGCAGaaggaaaattttcattttcattgaattaaaattttatcattaactgaaaattttgtAATAGAGATAATAATTACACCCATAATTATTAATCCAATGAAAATAATCCAATTAATTCTTCTCTTAAATGATGATGTAACACATTAATCTAAATGTTTAATTACAAATTTAAtcgttattttaattttttaacaataactttaaaaagaaatattttattttatttttataaatctgACAATCTTGggagtaaatttttatttttttttttacaaatatggaaatataaacacaaaaaaaatcCATCGTCTTCGTTGTTCAACTGTTTTTGGGGTTTTTTAATACCCTGTTTGAATCTTTTCATATTCTTTCACCTTCTCATATAGCCAAAGTCTCCACAGAAAAAAGTTGAAACCGTCTTTTCCTACCTTTATAAACTTCTCTTGAAAATTCAAATGTGAAGTTGCAAGTCCTTCAATTAAACTCAAATCAAACTTAAATCAATATTAAAAATGGCCCACCGCTGCCAATCTTCAAtgatttaatttcttttttaattttaaagttattaacaATATTTCTTGGTGTAAATCATCATTCACGAGCATGCAATAGAAAACAGATCAAAGCCAACTTACAATATAAGCACAGGTTGGATTTTCAGGACACACCCCTTTTTATTCACTTATACAACATCTTCATCCATTTAAGCTATTCccataatttaaaaaattcaatatatCCTACCGAACCTGTAGTACTTGGAATGAACCAAGACTAGATCACAATGCCACTACACCGGTTCCCAaggatattttttttttttttttgaacatttaaaaagataaaaactGGTAATAAAGGTAGAACTAACATGGCCCTGTAAAGGGGGCAGCAACAGCCAGCTTCAAGCAGACCGGCAACGAAAGCAACCAACAAAAAAACGCAGCAACCGCCTCTATTTGGTTAAAACACCAGCCATATGCATCTTACAACAGATACGCACAACCACCACTTCACAGCATCAGTCACGTACAATTTTGCTACAACTCAAAATATTAGCAATAATAGGGTGCGATTAAATACACCGATGAAACCATTATACACAAGGTTATTTCGGTTCAATTAAGCAGTTGCAAGGGTCAGATCAAGACATTACTCTCTTTATTTTAGAACCTGCATCATAGGTCCATACGCAGCATTTCACAGTTCAAATTTCTTTTCTACCATCACCGCAACTTAACCTCGGTCTCAATTTTAGAAAAGTGCAAATCAAGAGGGTAACCGCATAGAAATATCAGAAACCTAAAGGATGCAAGGCTTTCAAAAATCAAGACTCAACTACAGGTCTTACCAATTATAATTAAAAGTACTTAACAGATTGTCCCTGCAATCAGCATACTGCTATAACCAGCATCACAATCACGATCATTCATCTACAGATACAAACAGCCTCAACAGCCACAACATCAACATCATGTCCATTTGCCCAAGTCACTCTTTCCCCCGAACACTGCTATAAAACTCAACAGATAGTTTCAGATGAATCAGCGTTCTTAGAAAAAAAGGGAAACACAATAACTAAAAAGAAACACTGGAGTGGCTccatgaaaaattaatttgggaGACAAGCAACAAGGAGCCAACCATAAGATCTAAGGGGGGAACGGAAAGCAACCTAAAACAACCAGCTTACATCACAAAATCTTTGGTGGGTACTGAAACATCAAGCTAGAAACTACATTAGTTCAGACTCCAAGATACTGCTTAAGTGATAGAGAAAGAAGGTTCAGGACAGTTAATTAAAACACCAAAAAACCAGTCCTACCAATACTAGAGAACACAAGATATATAAATGTCCTCAACACTAACATAGCAACAAGATACGTGCTACTTAGAGTCTCCAGTAATCCATCCGCAAGATTATTCCTACAAAATTCAAATGCAAAAGTAAACAGTGAAGGATTAGAACAGCTTTGCAAAGGTGAttttacaaaagaaaaaaaaaaaaaaaagattaaacaGAAATGGGGAAGCGGAGAAGAATAAACTAGAAAGTGAAAAACTTACATCAACATCTGAGTTCCGAGGAGATGGACTACGAGAATCAGTAGGGTGGCCTCTTGGTGAAACACTTCGAGGACTTGGAGACCCTCCATCACGGCTGCGCCTGTAAGGACTTTCACACCTTGGAGAAGAGGCCTTGCGTGGGGTAAGACTCCTACGAGGACTAGGGCTGCAGCGAGCAGCAGCAGcactgaaataaaaataaaaagtatcaCAACAACATAGCATAAAAGAAATTGGCATTCTATTTGCAAGAGCAAAGTATAAAATACAGACCTCAGTGATCGACTGCTACTCCGCCGATCATCATCATAGCACCCTCTTCTTCGACCTTTAGAATAGTCAGGACTTGCACTACGACTCCTGCTGCGACGCCGATAGTCTCTGTCTTTCCCACGATATCGATCACGTTCATACCGGTCATAGCTCCTACTACGACTTCTTCTCCTATAATCCCTATCTCTGGAATAATCATCCCGGTGCCTGAAGATATTGAATACAATGCACACCAGTTACTAGAAATGAGACAATAAAGAAATACAATTAATCCCTATATTTTGGCTATTCAAACAAGCTTAAAAGAATCACATATACAAACCAAGCAGGCTTCCCCTTTTAAAATCAACTCAGATAAAAGAACATTACTTTAAAAATGCCAAGGTGAAAAGGGGCAAAAAACTAGTGTCTCCAGACATTTAGTTCAGGAACAAGAAGATAAACATTCAGTTAATGAATTAACTCAGAGCTACCAACACCTAGCACCATCATGTTCATGCTACCAATAATCAAGACTGCTTTAGTTAGTAAGAAAGAGCAAACCATGTAAACCTTCACAGTTATCACTTCATCAATGTCGCCCATAATTTATTCAAAAAGGTGGGGAGGGATAGATAGAAAATGAAATTACAGTACAAAAATGTGAAAATCAAAAGTTGtctatgcaaaaaaaaaaaaaaagcagttAAAACAACTTACCTTCTGCGTGGGCTGCGACTTCTTGACCTTGGAACTGGTTCAATAATCCTTCCTTTGTGACTGCAAAAGAAATCGTACATCAGAGACCTTAAGAGTTAAGGCTGAAATTACTAGAAATAGATGTGAGCCTTCAATCGAATCAAGTAAAAAAAATTAGACTTAGTCAAGTTCActagtcctattttatcatcctaactccatttaaattttttttgaatcaaAGCCAAGTGAAATGAAATTCAAGTCGAGTCAAATCgagtgaaattattttaaattaaaaaatttgaacatgtcaaataaaaatattgttacaGAATAACTATTTCCATGTTAGAGATCATAAATTTAAAAccacatataaaaaaattcaaagtaaaatcacaaaaaataaaatactatgataaatttaaatcattaattaggtcaccaaaattattattttagaaaattttaaaaattttaacttttctttatatcatttttagaattttaaaatttattttgaaattttgaatattattttgaatttttttgtaattttgttgtgTGAGAGACCAATTTGCTTATTTTCAAAGCTGACAGGGACCAAAAGGGTATTTACACTAATctattattcgaattattcgggTTATTCGAATTATGAAATTCAACTTGACTCGAACTCGAAACTCAAATCGAGTTATTCAAGTTGActtgaataattcaaataactcaGATAGATTAAGtagaaatttgaatttttttttttgattttttcaaatcaaatcgcTTTGCTCACCCAAATATTAAAACCATATAAGAAAGGAGATATATGGATAAGAGGCATTAAAAGAATAGATAAGCTAATCACTGGAAAAAGTAATTAGCTGATCACCACTACACAATACTTATGCGGTTGGACATTATCCTAATAGAAGCCAAACAATAAAGTAATTTCCTTAGCGATACGAAGTTAAAGCagaactaaaataattttttttcacagCAATATAgacaataaaaataaaaccagAGATTGCTGCACAACAATTAAGCGAGCAACCCAAACTGGCTTTCCTACTTCCAAACAATCACTTGAACAGTAATAAGTTACTACTACAAATTAGTCAAGCAAGTGGACATATTTCATGTTCAAGCCAAACAAGATCGCTTTTTGCTTCATGATAGttaaacaataataaaaaattttgtcACCCAGCATATATCTTCTCTACATCAGGCTCAAAAAATCAGTTCAACTGTAAAAGCAATTGAATAATAAAAGACAGCTAGCACACAACTTACATCCTTTCTGcattaggcccatatttcgcaaATTGAACTGTTATCTCCCGACCATCAACGACTCTCCCTGCAATAAGAAGGAAAATTCCATATAATTGTAATGAGTTATCTACAAAATCAATACAATAtcacaatcaaaacaaaaaaaaagaagttgCTGGCAGGGTTACCATCGAGCCTATCCACAGCTTTCTGTGCCTCATCCGCATACTTATATCGTACAAATGCAAAACCTCGAGAATCACCAGTCCTATAATCACAAATAAAAATCATTCTCTTATAAATTCACAACCACCACAAAAAGAATAAATacaaatcaaaaaagaaaaaaacgaaGAACCTTCGATCTTTAGGGATAAAGATGTCAACGACTTTCCCGTACTTATCGAACAACGGAAACAAATCATCAGCGGTCGTAcctaaacaaaattcaaacaaaatCAAATGTTTTTCAGTTAAAAAATTATAAGCCAAATCGCAGCAAAGAAGTTAAAACGACGAAGCCGCTAAAGAGAGAAGCTTACGGAATGTGATATTGAGGACGAGAAGAGAGTAGGTATCAGAGATGTCGGGAGGACCTGATCTTCCAAAGTgagacatttttttttcttcgcagttgatgagaagaagaagaaaaaattggGGGAAAGAACAGAGATCGAGAAATAGAAAAGGTTTTACGGGGTTAGGGTTTATATTTGTGGATGTGAAAGTAAAATCCAGAAAAACGGTTACGGTTAGGGTTTATATTAGTTACAATTTTTGTgttaattaaaaaaacaaataaaaataaaagacttCGAGAATGGTCGAAGTCGGGATATTTATATGTGATTTTGGAGTGGCGTTTAATTACAACTTTGCCacgttttatttatctttttctgGTGTATTCTAGAGTCTAATTCATTTCTTCGGATTTCGATTGGATCTGAACTAGAGACTGCCTGTCCAGAGTGTTTATTTTAAGTGTGGTTtatataattttctttttatctaatattataattttattatagtatttacttttattattatcgactatttttatattaatattttagttaaaaatatttttctggtttttttatttttgaaatcgaGTAAATTGGTCTCTCTTAAGAAATTTGAAGCAATTTAATCCTATCAATTTCAAATTTGAGAAATTAAGAACAATTAATCACGGCGTTAAAGCTTTCAGTCGACTGTACACAATTTTCATTggtataataaaaattttaactctTAAAGCtcacacattctatcaatttagtgATTATTTAACAAATTTGACCTACAACATTTATGCAATTATGTAAATGTTGAAgctaaatttgttgatttttttagAATCTAGACAAAATTGATAAAACATGTAAATATCAAAAGCTAATTTGTTGTtattgttgttccaatagggtcgaaagcgtgtaaattattgtactaaaaaatcacacaaagttcaattcccaagaaagagaggtggatcacaatgATCTCTTAAGTActaagtctttccttagtcagaatatcccttctatcgtaatttaatagcacaattaaatactactattataccctcaaatattgaaagaaaaataggataagaaaaaacacaagagttttaacgaggttcggtaaattatacctacgtcctcgggcactaacaccagatgataactttactatctccaaaatattacaaacaaatagaattccttaagaattctcaaatgggagaagagagaaaactaagagagaaagattggttgggatgattgaaatgagaaatgtttatgcctatttatagttgaggtttagggactaacttgcaaatggcctaaaaattaaggaccaaaattgcaattatcccattcaactttaaacaacttgcctctcattttttctttcggtgccacttGCACCTCCCATTTTTGACTTTCAACTCCCCCTTTAATTGACTTTtcaataatctccaccttgaagatttgattaggataatcacatcttcacacatTTCCTTtaactccccaaattcgataaagctatcttttgtagtgcctccgAATGCGCTCTTAAGCGCCATACACCTaaaggtgctcaaattctcaggatgttaatcaagttcaaataatgattaaacttgattgttgttgccaccttggtcatcatatctgcgggattatctgctgtcggaatcttctgaagtagaattttttccttttttaaagaCTTCTCGCATAAAGTGATATCTTACATCGACATGCTTGGTTCTTGAACGATAGACTTgattttcgctaaatgaatagcgctctgactgtcacaatatagactaatgtgactttgaacaactctcaagtctttcaacaatctattaagccaaatagcctccttaatgactttcagaatcgccatatattACGCCTCAGTAGTAGACACATACCATCATGAGATcgaaggtagacttccaactcactggggctttagcaagagtaaacagataccccgtagttgaacgacgCTTATCTAAATCACTagcaaagtcggaatcaacatatccaactacaaaccgaccaagtgcttcatcccgcttaaaattaaaccaacatctacggtttttcaagataccgtagaatccatttctgacttgccaatgtccttttcgaggatcatgcatataccgccACAACTCCAACAACTTGTGAAATGTCGGGCCTCagtacacaccatcgcatacatcaaactcccaactgcattagcatatgggactttcGCCGTATATTCTCTTTCATCTTCAGTcttcggagataattgagcactgagtttcaaatgagaagcaagtaaggtacttacatgttttgtgttttcatttacaccaaaacattgtaatacctctTTCAGATAATGCTTttgattcaaacaaagcttgcctctctgtctatctctacttatctccataccgagaatcttcttggcctcatctagatctttcatctcgaactcttgattcaactgagccttcagcttatctatctctttttggctcttcgaagcgattaacatatcatcaacatacaagagtagataaatgaaagatccgtcatgcagcttttgcaaatacacacaattgtcatatttgcttattgtgtacttctgccttctcataaagctatcaaatcgcttgtaccactgccttggggattgcttcaatccatatagcgatttgttcagcttacaaacccaatttctaccaccagcattTCTGTATCATTCGGGTTaagtcatatagatctcctcttctaactcaccatgcaagaaagccgtcttaacatcaagttgagctagctccaaattcaactgcgctaccaaggccaacaaaattctaatggaggaatgcttcacaacaaGGGAAAaaacatcattgtagtcaattccctccttccGAGCGTAGCCTTTTGCTACCAATCTTGTattgtagcgaacatctttcttgctagaagatccatctttctttgtaaatacccacttgcatccgattgcccttttacctttcggtaattgcgccaactcccaagtattgttcttctggagagactgcatttcttcatccatagCTCATTTCCATttgtcactttctaagctttgcattgcttcttgataagtgacaggaatatcatcatcaacaacggaaGGCGTGAGGCCACCATATCAAGAATCGAGCGGTGTTTACGAATTTTTCTCCGTGGCCTTGCAACCTGCAATCGGTTCgtgtacttaatggttcttgggtcaaaacctcttcaacctctaattcctccattgtggctggagaattagacttattaactgggcaaatcccatctgctcaaactctacctgttttggagtacactccacctgctgtggagtatcgcttgtctgaatatcttcatctactacctttttcaatgtggcagattcatcaaaggtaacatctctgctacagatcattttctttgtgcttaAGCCCCAAAGACGGAATCTCTTCACTccagaagtgattcccataaagagagctttctttgccctcggatctaactttgactccttcacatggtaatatgcagtggatccaaacacatgtaaggaatcataatctgtaGCTGATTTTCCAGActatacctccataggagtttttctttctaatgcagatgatggcaaacgattaacaagatggctAGCGTATGTCacagcctcagcccaaaattgcttgcccaacccagcattggacaacatacatcgaactttctccagcaatattcgattcatacgctctgccactccattctgctgcggtgtatccctaactgtgaagtgtcgaacaataccatactcttggcacacatcgaagaacggatcacttttatattcccctccattgtccgtcctaagccgcttAATTTTCTTGCCAGcctggttttcgatcatagttttccatttaagaaaaactccaagcacttcatccttagttttcatggtatacacccagactcttctggaaaagtcatcaacaaaagtaacaaagtagtgttttcctcccaacgaaggtgttttggaaggcccccatacatctgagtgaacatattccaaaataccttttgtattatggatagcagtgccgaatttcactctcttttgcttttccagaacacaatgctcgcaaaattttatttgcaagcctttgcacctttcaacaatccttgctttgccagaatttgcaaggatttttcactGGCATGTCCCAACTCCATATGCCACAATtgcattgagtccaattctttgttaccggaagctgcagcgactgctccaataactatactaccttggtagtaatacaagttatttttcctaatgcccttcaatatcacaagtgcgcctAATGTCATTTTTAAAACctcatctctcatagtaacaactgaaccattggattccaaggctcccaatgagatgagatttttcttcaaactgggcacgtaccgaacatcagtcagaactctggttgatccatcttgattctttaattggattgaacctatcctaACAGTATTACGGGCATTGTCATTGCCTATATAAACAACTCttccatttagttctactaaatcagaaaaccactcccggttaggggacatatgataggtacaacccgtaTCCAATATCCACTTATCTGAAtggaacgacgatgatgatgcaaccagtgataATTCAGCGTCACTggtatcatgctttgcaacacaagcat contains these protein-coding regions:
- the LOC108460805 gene encoding serine/arginine-rich splicing factor SC35, giving the protein MSHFGRSGPPDISDTYSLLVLNITFRTTADDLFPLFDKYGKVVDIFIPKDRRTGDSRGFAFVRYKYADEAQKAVDRLDGRVVDGREITVQFAKYGPNAERIHKGRIIEPVPRSRSRSPRRRHRDDYSRDRDYRRRSRSRSYDRYERDRYRGKDRDYRRRSRSRSASPDYSKGRRRGCYDDDRRSSSRSLSAAAARCSPSPRRSLTPRKASSPRCESPYRRSRDGGSPSPRSVSPRGHPTDSRSPSPRNSDVDE